The Penaeus chinensis breed Huanghai No. 1 chromosome 12, ASM1920278v2, whole genome shotgun sequence DNA segment tatacatatatatatatgtttatatatacacatatatatatatatatatacatgtttatatatacacacacacatatatatatatgcttatatatatatacataaacacacatacacaaatgaatataaataacttCTCTTTCTTGATACGCTTATCACCAACGAAAACGGTCGCCTTCTTTTATATGTTCGGGAATGCATATTTGAGCTGCGCACCACATAGCATATTCACCTTAATAGCATATCCACCTaatcaacaattttttttataaaaataaaaatgaagttcTTATTAAATTCCTTTGAAAAATGGATACCTAGGCAGTATGTTTCAGAAAACCCTGATGTTATTCTTAAATAATGATTTGCCAGAAATACATCAAATTACCGTATTTTGGACGATTAAGTTTTTGCGTTCaaaacaattacgtgagttactcaaatatCAATTCCCCCAGATAAAATCCAATTtagttttcacgaataaccatactatcagcACTTTTCTAAAGCAGAGAGAATCTTTTCCTTCAGACTTATGTTCAAGCATAgaatatatgtttaattgtcctAGTTGTAATACGCCAAattggcgtgaggcttgtgggcaAAGCATACGGGAACcccgcaggtggattatgggagctgcagccagccaaacccctggcagaggtggcgtccacctggagtgactgcccgaggttatgttagggtgggggcttggaacgtccgttccttgagacaggacgatcggttaccactactgtcgagggaactgatgcagctgagagttgaggtggctgctctcccggaggtgagaagacctggcagcggcacactCGTGTGGGTgcctacacttattactggtcgggccacagcgatggctaccatctccagggagtagccatagccatctccagcagacttcaatcctcggtagtagaggtcaatccagtcgatgagtgtattatggtattgagactgaagcttacatttggcttcatgtctcttactgctgtgtacgctcctacgaaTGCGTATACACTTGATGTGACAGAGATGTTTTACTCCAAacatgcatctgtgacagacagctgtccttggcATGATATGCTTATTGTTCTGTGTGACTTCAATGCGGCATCTGGCTGCGATCAAGcttgctacgagatgtctgtcggtcctcatcgCTCAGTCAAAATAGCCTATTTTTCCACGAtgttgctaggtcccagaaagtgaggatttctgactcctggtatcagcgttctgacccacatcattggacttggtacggCGATACGGGTAatatggccaaggagatcgaccacatccttgttagcacttaatggaggatcctccagaacggcagggtgtatcggagcgccgagttctgtggaactgatcatagattagttgtctactctccgggtccactttagaaccccctgtcgctcCAAAGAACACCTTAGGGTGgatcatgtggacagattgaaggGGTGTGCCCAGGAGTTTGCCAAGGCTATCtttggtcgtttcacagcactcaaggCCCTGACGgtccctgttcttctgtgggaaaCCTTCAAGCGTGAAGCGCTTAATGCAGTCCAAGAAtagattggtgaatgcccaagagcaaaacagaatttcatctcgcaggagacatcggaagccacagatgcttgtcgtgtggtttggttgtcaggggatcgcaacttgcaccgttctctggtacgcaggactaggtcactgttgagaagggataaggaacagtttatcaggaatcttgcagaggaggtcgaaagccatttcctagtaaatgaccttcgtcctgtttACCAAGccatgagaaagctgaactccaagccctcctcacagacgactgcagtccgctcagcaagtggccagataatcccAGATCCTGACGTGTGCGGgggcgttgggctgagtattttgagcagttgtatcaggttgatccacacaaacacacggacacacatacacatatatatgtatatatatgtaaatatatatgcatatatatgtaaatatatatgtgtatatatgtaaatatatatgtgtatatatgtaaatatatatgtatatatatgtatgtgtgtagatatgtatatatatatatatatgtgtgtgtgtgtgtgagtatgtatttgtctgtgtatgtttatatgtatttatatacatatatttgtatatatgtagatatatagatatattgatatatatagataagtacatatacatatgtataattataaatatatatgaaatatgtatactcatacatatatgaatatacacacacacacatacacacataaacaaacacacactcacacactcacatacacgcacagacacacacgcacgtgtgtgtatatatatttacatgtacatatatacatgtatatacctaaatatgcacatatatgtacactcgcTGTAAAAGTATCTTTATTtaggagtagatgaaaccgaaacgatcgctcGGGGTTGTTTTCacagctcggaacagatgaagctttgTAATGTGAATGGTGTTTCAGAGTTGACATGGCTAAGGCCTCGTTTCATAGGAATATTAGGAATGGAGACTTCATATACCATTAGTAACGTCATAATtatgctttactctgagggactatcaagagccaAATATTAAGATAAGGCATTTCGAAGCTAACCATGTCTCTGTGGATCCAACTACACGAAACAACTGGTTCCACAAGAGAGAAGGCCAGAAGTGACCGGTGGTTAGTTACCACATCCCCTTACcataaattattttcttcttagttatttagttgttgttgttttttcttacaaCATCCATAACTACTGAAGGGGATGCAGACCCCTTTTGCTCTGCTGGCAACATCCGATGGGACTGTCAGAAACCACTGGTCTgcttgagtggatgcacagcagcgggAAGTTGACAGATGAATGGTCTGGTAGAATTACAGGGTATGCCTACGTAGAAATCCTGggcgagatgtttctaccatggTGCTTTCTGAGCCAGATGCATTTTACCTTGTCCAGCACCATCTACACGAGCAATGTTGTGAAGGCGTGATTTCCGAGATTACGCTGTATCaatccacccaaatcgccagatctcaatcccattgagaatgtttgggcagccatgggcagacTTCCACCAAGACCATACCTGCAATCCGCATATGCCCAAGCAATTACGACATGGGAGCGATTGCGCTGTACAGACGGACGCCAATTAACGGCGGTGTTAGAAGCTTGAATACCACTAGACTTGACAGCGgtcgccaagctggtggcggtaacacgaaatattatatatttcaaaccATGAATTACCTCTCATGGTTTCGcctttaaaattatattaatatcaggaatatatcatgtacataaacacacacacactcacacatacaaatatatgcatatatatgtatatatatacatatatgtgtatatatacatatatatacatatatatgtatatatacatatatatacatgtatatatatatatgtttttgtgtatatatatatattatgcatatgcatatacatatatttatgcatatgtatgtatatatgcatgtgtttaattttgtgtatatatgtgcatatatatatatatatatatatgtatatacttatttatttacatttagggaaatgataaaaagacacgcacgcacgcacacacacatacacacacccacacacacacacacacatatatgtgaatgtgtgtgtatctatctctgtatctatctatctatcaatctatatatatatatatgtattaacgtgtatatatagagagagagatagataggtagatagagagataaatagatgtatagatatatatttatatgtgtatacatatatatatatatatatatatatatatatatataggtatatatatgcatatatgtaaacacaggcaaagtcacgcacacacacactcagacatatatatatatatatatatatatatatatgtatatatatatatttatatatatatactcgtatatacatacatacatatgaatacatacatgcttatatatatatatatatatatatatatgtatatatatatacataaaggcacacacacacatatatatgtgtgtgtgtgtgtgtgtgtgtgtatacgtacaaatatatacatatatatgtatgtgtatatttatatttgttcatttgatttttatttcaaaAATCTTTATAAGGTCCGAATCTTAATAAAAGAACGTTAATCGTTTCAGCTTcagaaatattttaataacaggaatatatatatatgcatatacataaacaaatacactcacagaaacacaaacacacacagatacacacatgtatgtgtgtatatatacacatatgttgttacatatatatatattgttatatatatatatttacagtatacctaggtatatacgtatatgtatatacatatttatgtatgtatgtgtatatatgcgtgtgtgcatatatatatatgtatattcatttattcattcatatacttatatatatatataaactcctcCTAGTGAAATTTGTTTTCCATGTTCATACGGAATGTGGACAATGAATATTCTTGTAGATATTATAACTCAAAGTGACAGTCTCTATTTTCCCTAAGGCTTAGGATGTGAACTCACCCCAGTGCATTGGTGGTACAATTTGTATATTTTCTAAATAACTATAACAGTTTGACTCGTCTTTCTGAAGTAACTTAAGCAGTCCCTGCTGCTGCTTGAGGTCCTGCTGCTGCCTGTGGTCCTGCCGCTTCCCTTGCTGCTGCGGCCTCCTTGGCTGCCTGCAAAGCGGCTTGATTTTGCTTCTGAATCTCAGCCTGGATCTCCTCCTGGGTAGGATATTGAAGGGTGACTCCATCAGGGCACACATATTTTGGGCAACACGCTGGGTATTCGAGGATTGTGTCGTTTCGCTGAAGCTCAGCTAGGTTGGAAATCGTGCATGCTTCACCATTCTTGGGCTGAGGCCCGCAGTCATGGACGCGCTCAACGAACTGCGTACCTTCCTTGATGCACTCAGCTTTTCCACAGAAGGGGAACAAGCTCCATGACTGATTTTCCAAGAAGAGCCGGAAGTTTGTTGAAGAGAAGCAAAGTTCTGGGAAGTCTGTTGGAAGAAAAAGTGGTGAGGTAAataatacgtgcacacacacacacacacatgtgtatatatatatacatatatttccatacaaaTAGCTACATGCAGGTTTGTGTGCATCTGTGC contains these protein-coding regions:
- the LOC125031115 gene encoding uncharacterized protein LOC125031115, giving the protein MKFVLIACLGSLVLAQDLQGPGPFVRDLRADVLRDFPELCFSSTNFRLFLENQSWSLFPFCGKAECIKEGTQFVERVHDCGPQPKNGEACTISNLAELQRNDTILEYPACCPKYVCPDGVTLQYPTQEEIQAEIQKQNQAALQAAKEAAAAREAAGPQAAAGPQAAAGTA